A section of the Clostridiisalibacter paucivorans DSM 22131 genome encodes:
- the csaB gene encoding polysaccharide pyruvyl transferase CsaB, translated as MDKRKKVILSGYYGFNNSGDDAILKAIVKDIRSADENIDITALSKDPEDTKRTYNVNAIDRFNIFNVISAIKDCDMFISGGGSLLQDVTSTRSLFYYLALIYLAKLFNKPVMVYANGIGPIKKSINKKLTKRILEKVDLITLRDTNSKETIEDLEIKNENIFITADPVYTLEPSSVERIKEIFTLEDIPMDKPLIGISLRSWNNKDNIIKTISGAIEYIKSNYDVNIIIIPMHYPEDLQISTDILSNAKDKCYLLRNKYNVEDIMGIIRELDIIIAMRLHSLIYAATQAVPMVGLVYDPKVDGFMDSIGIKSKCNVKNLELINLCTLLDDVWNNKENIKSNLEKYKVDFKNKAYKNIDLAIKLVYRR; from the coding sequence ATGGATAAAAGGAAAAAAGTGATACTTTCAGGATATTATGGATTTAATAACAGTGGAGACGATGCCATTTTAAAGGCTATAGTCAAAGATATAAGGTCTGCTGATGAAAATATAGATATAACAGCTCTTTCTAAAGATCCTGAAGATACTAAAAGAACATATAATGTTAATGCCATAGATAGATTTAATATATTCAATGTGATAAGTGCAATAAAAGACTGTGATATGTTTATTAGTGGAGGAGGCAGTCTTTTACAAGATGTGACCAGCACTAGATCTTTATTTTATTATTTAGCCCTTATATATTTGGCTAAACTTTTTAACAAACCTGTTATGGTCTATGCCAATGGGATTGGGCCAATAAAGAAGAGTATAAATAAGAAGCTGACCAAGAGAATTTTGGAGAAAGTGGACTTAATAACATTAAGAGATACCAACTCAAAGGAGACTATAGAAGATTTGGAAATAAAGAATGAAAATATATTTATAACGGCTGATCCTGTTTATACTTTAGAGCCTTCAAGTGTGGAAAGAATAAAAGAAATATTTACACTAGAGGATATACCTATGGATAAACCTTTAATAGGTATATCTTTAAGGTCATGGAATAATAAAGATAATATAATAAAGACCATATCTGGAGCTATAGAATATATAAAATCTAATTATGATGTAAATATTATAATTATACCTATGCATTATCCAGAAGATTTACAGATAAGCACTGACATACTCAGTAATGCAAAGGACAAATGTTATTTACTGAGGAATAAATATAATGTTGAAGATATAATGGGCATAATAAGAGAATTGGATATAATTATAGCCATGAGATTGCACTCTCTAATTTATGCAGCTACACAAGCTGTGCCTATGGTAGGGTTAGTATATGACCCCAAAGTGGATGGTTTTATGGATTCTATAGGAATTAAAAGTAAATGTAATGTGAAAAATCTAGAATTAATAAATCTATGCACTTTATTAGATGATGTATGGAATAATAAGGAAAATATAAAATCTAATTTGGAAAAATATAAAGTAGATTTTAAGAATAAGGCTTATAAGAATATAGATTTAGCTATTAAGCTAGTCTATAGAAGGTGA